TAGATAATGCTTCTTTAAAAAGACATAGGGCAGAGCATCGAGAAGCTCTTGAGATAGTAGGTATTTACCGCCCGTCATACTCGAGGCCCTCTACTTGAGATGCAGGCAGCTCTATAGCAGAAATCAATTCTAATTTTTTATGAGCTGCTTTTGCAGCTTCCTCACCAGCAAATAGTGCCTTGCGAAATTCGTCATTTTCTCCAGGGCGTGAAGAAAGAACCGCCTCTTCATGGCGTTCTTTCCTCTCCATGGGATTATCTAAAATTTTTGGAGTAATAAATACAAACATTTCTGTTTGGCTATCAGATGTTGAATTCATACCAAACAGTTTACCAAGACCAGGAATCTCCCCAAGGAAAGGAATGCCATCTTGAGAATCGGAGACGTGCTTACAACGTAATCCTCCGATGATTACCGTTTCCCCATCAGCAATACGCACTCTGTTAGTAATGTTACGTCTTGTAACATCGGGACGTTCGTTATGATTTTTCCCAGTAGTATCAAAGGTAATATCCGTTTCTAGGGTGATATAGCTTTTCCCATCTTCTTCTCCCACGTTAATTACGGGGAGCATCTTAATCATAATTCCGTATTGTGCACGGTTGTATTGTAACTTATCTTTATCTGCGGAGACCGCTATAGACATCTCTTCTACAATGGCAATTCTTGCGGGGGTTTGGTTCATAGTCACAACAGAAGGACTGGCGTTTATTCGCACATCTTCTTGAGCCATTAAAAATTGATAAGCAAGATCATAACCAGGAATTAAAGAAGAGCCTGTGCTTCCTTTAAATAAAAATTCTAGAATCCCTGAAGCTGTCCATGACAATGAGGGTGTTGATTTCTTACAAACCTCTTCTCCAAGCCTTAAAAGATTTAATCCAGCTTTACGCTGATTTGAAAGTTTTCTTTCAAACAGCAAGACTTCTATGCGCACCATTTTTTTAGGCACATCAAGTTTTTTCAATAGCATCTTGATTCTTGGCAGGGCTTCTTTTTCCACAACCATGATCAAGGTTCCTGTTTTAGAATCTGCTATAAAATTGCCATACTTTACAGAACCTTCTTTAGAAGCTGGTCCTGCAGCTGTATCAATATGTATGGTAGATCCTGAGTCTGCAACTATGGAATCGGCAGTGTTTAAAGAGTTTCCTTCTTTCCCTGCAAACACATCATGAACTTGAGAGAGCAAAACTGCTAGTTCTTGAGGATCCGAGTGCTTTACGCTATACCAAAAGACGGTCTTATCTGTAGGATTTTCGATTCCTTCCTCAAGATCCTTAATTAAATCAATCGCTTGATGAACTAAAGTAGCTGTTCCACTTAGAAACAAAGATCGTCCTTGATGTTGAAGAGGAACGACTTTCAGCCCTAAATTCCCCTCATCGCCTTCTTTGGTAATGTCATCGCGAAATGCCGCTTTAAGAATAGAGATCATCTCCGATGCTTCTATCTTTGTAAGGGGAACAACACGATATTCCTGACGTACACTGTCCGCTTGAATGAAGT
This window of the Chlamydia sp. BM-2023 genome carries:
- a CDS encoding type II secretion system protein GspD → MRFLRSPLVCFFGLSTMACCMPGLALTISEKAASLEQSGVVADNLFGIASFNADMKEQNLRLKSLYEEAASLRAAGCEDEEEWQSLRNNLADVKKQIKTIQNLWSAEILERGDNPEDYALWHHPETSVYNLVSDYGEDNVVYLVPQEIGSIKVSALSRFTVPKEGFEECLTQLLSRLGVGIRQVSPWIKELYTTQKEGCGVAGIFSSKKDLEVLSTTSYVGYVVSSKNIDVRADQQILKKFANADTMHIDVFGGKLWIFGSAGEISELLKIYDFIQADSVRQEYRVVPLTKIEASEMISILKAAFRDDITKEGDEGNLGLKVVPLQHQGRSLFLSGTATLVHQAIDLIKDLEEGIENPTDKTVFWYSVKHSDPQELAVLLSQVHDVFAGKEGNSLNTADSIVADSGSTIHIDTAAGPASKEGSVKYGNFIADSKTGTLIMVVEKEALPRIKMLLKKLDVPKKMVRIEVLLFERKLSNQRKAGLNLLRLGEEVCKKSTPSLSWTASGILEFLFKGSTGSSLIPGYDLAYQFLMAQEDVRINASPSVVTMNQTPARIAIVEEMSIAVSADKDKLQYNRAQYGIMIKMLPVINVGEEDGKSYITLETDITFDTTGKNHNERPDVTRRNITNRVRIADGETVIIGGLRCKHVSDSQDGIPFLGEIPGLGKLFGMNSTSDSQTEMFVFITPKILDNPMERKERHEEAVLSSRPGENDEFRKALFAGEEAAKAAHKKLELISAIELPASQVEGLEYDGR